One Mixta gaviniae genomic window carries:
- the sulA gene encoding SOS-induced cell division inhibitor SulA — protein MRTHLLKSSFASSVLVGHSRVALSSSTLTTGWISELSYSEAQPGLTQMLLLPLLQQLGTQARWQLWLTPPQKISRQWLKASGLPLNKMMHMPYHQRFSTVEAMVKALQTGNYSVVLGWFAKDINENERRQLEEAASVGQALGLIMRPQSGASSFDGQKNRLKIHSTLYH, from the coding sequence ATGCGTACTCATTTACTGAAGTCCTCTTTTGCCTCTTCTGTTCTGGTCGGCCACTCTCGCGTTGCCCTCTCCTCTTCAACGCTGACGACCGGCTGGATTAGCGAATTAAGCTACAGCGAAGCGCAACCCGGCCTGACGCAAATGCTGCTGCTGCCACTGCTGCAACAGCTCGGCACGCAGGCGCGCTGGCAGCTTTGGCTGACGCCGCCGCAAAAGATCAGCCGTCAGTGGCTGAAAGCTTCGGGTTTGCCGCTGAATAAGATGATGCACATGCCCTATCATCAGCGCTTCAGTACGGTAGAGGCGATGGTAAAAGCGTTGCAGACGGGAAATTACAGCGTGGTGCTGGGGTGGTTTGCGAAGGATATTAACGAAAATGAGCGTCGCCAGCTCGAAGAAGCGGCCTCGGTTGGACAGGCGCTTGGACTGATTATGCGGCCCCAATCCGGTGCGTCGTCATTTGACGGACAAAAAAACCGGCTGAAAATTCACTCAACTTTGTATCATTAA
- the yccS gene encoding YccS family putative transporter has product MIALTAGLRRYTANSTGLYLTRIFLALAGAAAFPWWIQQIVWTLPLTLGVVAAALADLDDRFAGRLRNLLITLLCFCIASVSVELLFPHPWLFIIGLAISAWGFILLGALGQRYATIAFGALLIAIYTMLGVSLFPQWYLQPALLLLGAVWYNLLTLTGHLLFPIRPLQENLARSYSQLAHYLEAKANLFDPDVAENDDRGLVEVAMANSKLVAVLNETKTSIQSRLRGDRGQRGTRRTLHYYFVAQDIHERASSSHVQYHALRQEWRYSEILFRFQRLLTMQALACRQLSDAILLRQSYQHDTRFELAFSHLQAALERLPDTAQDKARQKALRYLLSNLKAIDAQLATIESEQALEQAHHGGSDTHLSSEGLTGWSDIRLRISRHLTPESPLFRHAVRMSLLLCVGYAFIQLTGLQRGYWILLTGLFVCQPGYNATRRRLALRIIGTLAGIAIGLPVLWLVPSVDGQLLLIVLTGVLFFAFRQVQYAHATMFITLLVLLCFNLLGEGFDVAVPRIVDTLLGCGLAWLAVSFIWPDWRFRRLPAVAEKTLTANCRYLDAILEQYHQGKDNRLAYRIARRDAHNGDAELASVVSNLSTELRPDPLQREAAFRLLCLNHSFLSYISALGAHREKITQPALLQLLDDAVCYVDDVLQVNIVSEQQAQQILSDLSARIGLLESEADSKGQLVLQQIGLLIALLPEIAQLKKQLAAPEG; this is encoded by the coding sequence ATGATAGCGCTGACCGCAGGTTTGCGTCGCTATACCGCCAACAGTACCGGGTTATATTTAACCCGGATTTTTCTTGCGCTGGCGGGTGCCGCTGCCTTTCCCTGGTGGATCCAGCAAATTGTCTGGACGCTGCCGCTGACGCTCGGCGTGGTCGCCGCCGCGCTGGCTGACCTTGACGACCGCTTTGCCGGTCGTCTGCGCAATCTGCTGATTACCCTGCTCTGCTTCTGTATCGCTTCGGTCTCGGTAGAGCTGCTTTTCCCTCATCCCTGGCTGTTTATCATTGGGCTGGCGATCTCCGCCTGGGGCTTTATTCTGCTGGGCGCGCTGGGACAACGCTACGCCACTATCGCCTTCGGCGCGCTGCTTATCGCCATCTATACCATGCTGGGCGTCAGCCTGTTTCCGCAGTGGTATCTGCAGCCGGCGCTGCTGCTGTTGGGCGCCGTCTGGTATAACTTGCTGACGCTGACGGGACATTTGCTGTTTCCTATCCGCCCCCTGCAGGAGAACCTGGCGCGCAGCTACAGCCAGCTGGCACATTACCTCGAAGCCAAGGCCAATCTGTTCGATCCGGATGTGGCGGAAAATGACGATCGCGGCCTGGTGGAAGTGGCGATGGCCAACAGCAAGCTGGTGGCGGTGCTTAACGAGACTAAAACCTCGATCCAGAGCCGTCTGCGCGGCGATCGGGGGCAGCGCGGCACACGCCGCACGCTGCACTACTATTTTGTCGCGCAGGATATCCATGAGCGCGCCAGCTCTTCGCATGTGCAGTATCACGCGCTGCGTCAGGAGTGGCGCTACAGCGAGATTCTGTTTCGCTTCCAGCGGCTGCTGACCATGCAGGCGCTGGCCTGTCGCCAGCTGTCCGATGCGATTTTGCTGCGGCAGAGCTATCAGCACGATACCCGCTTTGAACTGGCGTTCAGCCATCTGCAGGCGGCGCTGGAGCGGCTGCCGGACACCGCACAGGACAAGGCGCGGCAAAAAGCGCTGCGCTATTTGCTCAGCAACCTGAAAGCGATCGATGCCCAGCTGGCGACCATCGAATCGGAACAGGCGCTGGAGCAGGCGCACCACGGCGGTAGCGATACGCATCTCTCCAGTGAAGGGCTCACCGGCTGGAGCGATATCCGCCTGCGCATCAGCCGCCATCTGACGCCGGAATCGCCGCTGTTCCGTCACGCGGTGCGCATGTCGCTGCTGCTGTGCGTCGGCTACGCGTTTATCCAGCTTACCGGCCTGCAACGCGGCTACTGGATCCTGCTGACCGGCCTGTTCGTTTGCCAGCCCGGTTATAACGCCACCCGCCGTCGGCTGGCGCTGCGCATCATCGGTACCCTGGCGGGTATCGCCATCGGCCTGCCGGTGTTGTGGCTGGTGCCCTCGGTTGATGGCCAGCTGCTGCTGATTGTACTAACGGGCGTGCTGTTTTTCGCCTTTCGTCAGGTGCAGTACGCGCATGCGACTATGTTTATCACGCTGCTGGTACTGCTCTGTTTTAACCTGCTGGGAGAAGGTTTCGACGTCGCGGTGCCGCGCATTGTCGATACGCTGCTGGGCTGCGGCCTCGCGTGGCTGGCGGTCAGCTTTATCTGGCCGGACTGGCGCTTCCGTCGGCTGCCAGCGGTGGCGGAAAAGACCTTAACCGCCAACTGTCGCTATCTGGATGCGATCCTCGAACAGTATCATCAGGGCAAAGATAACCGCCTTGCCTACCGCATCGCCCGCCGCGACGCGCACAACGGCGATGCCGAGCTGGCTTCGGTGGTCTCTAATCTCTCTACCGAACTGCGCCCCGACCCGCTGCAGCGCGAGGCGGCTTTTCGCCTGCTCTGCCTGAATCACTCGTTCCTAAGCTATATCTCCGCGCTTGGCGCACACCGCGAAAAAATCACGCAGCCAGCACTCTTGCAGCTGCTGGATGATGCGGTCTGCTACGTGGATGACGTGCTGCAGGTCAATATCGTCAGCGAGCAGCAGGCGCAGCAGATTTTAAGCGACCTTTCGGCGCGTATCGGCCTGCTGGAGAGCGAGGCGGACTCAAAAGGACAGCTGGTATTGCAACAGATAGGCCTGCTGATCGCCCTGCTTCCGGAAATCGCCCAGCTAAAAAAACAGCTGGCAGCCCCGGAAGGTTAA
- the matP gene encoding macrodomain Ter protein MatP produces the protein MKYQQLENLESGWKWKYLVKKHREGEPITRYVEISAAQEAVKALLAMENHPIDVLKWIEQHINPALENRMKQTIRARRKRHFNAEHQHTRKKSIDLEYLVWQRLAGLAQRRSSTLSETIVQLIEDAERKEKYASQMSTLRQDLQAILGKDDVS, from the coding sequence ATGAAATATCAGCAGCTGGAAAACCTTGAAAGCGGATGGAAATGGAAATACCTGGTGAAGAAACACCGGGAGGGTGAGCCGATCACCCGCTACGTTGAAATCAGCGCCGCCCAGGAGGCCGTGAAGGCGTTGCTGGCCATGGAAAACCATCCAATCGACGTGCTGAAGTGGATTGAGCAACATATCAATCCGGCGCTGGAAAATCGTATGAAGCAGACGATCCGCGCCCGGCGCAAACGTCATTTCAACGCTGAGCATCAGCATACGCGCAAGAAGTCTATCGATCTGGAGTACCTGGTGTGGCAAAGGCTGGCGGGACTGGCGCAGCGCCGCAGCAGCACGCTTTCTGAAACCATCGTGCAGCTTATTGAGGATGCTGAGCGTAAAGAAAAATACGCCAGCCAGATGTCTACATTACGACAGGATCTGCAGGCAATTCTGGGAAAGGATGACGTCAGTTAA
- the pqiC gene encoding membrane integrity-associated transporter subunit PqiC, producing MMKWMPLAMALALSACSSSTKTTLYQLPAGTSAATPVTQSALLAEAQLPLWVERVAVPDYLAGNGVVYQTSDVKYVIAANNLWASPLDQQLQQTLVTNLSNALPGRLVSAAPLGEQHDTLNVNVTGFHGRYDGQVVISGSWTLEHNGRIMRQPFNLTLPQQEDGYDVMVRTLAQGWQQEAQRMAMAFSSLKNN from the coding sequence ATGATGAAATGGATGCCGCTGGCGATGGCTCTGGCGCTGAGCGCCTGTAGCAGCAGCACCAAAACCACCCTGTATCAGTTGCCGGCGGGAACGTCGGCGGCCACGCCGGTGACGCAGAGCGCGCTGCTGGCGGAAGCGCAGCTGCCGCTGTGGGTCGAACGGGTGGCGGTGCCAGATTATCTCGCCGGTAACGGCGTGGTTTATCAAACCAGCGATGTGAAATATGTTATTGCGGCGAATAACCTGTGGGCCAGCCCGCTCGATCAGCAGCTGCAGCAGACGCTGGTCACCAACCTTAGCAATGCGTTGCCTGGCCGGCTGGTTTCCGCCGCGCCGCTGGGCGAACAGCACGATACGCTGAACGTCAACGTCACCGGCTTTCATGGCCGCTACGACGGGCAGGTGGTGATCAGCGGCAGCTGGACGCTGGAGCATAACGGGCGCATTATGCGCCAGCCTTTTAACCTGACGCTGCCGCAGCAGGAAGATGGCTACGACGTGATGGTCAGAACGCTGGCGCAGGGATGGCAGCAGGAAGCGCAGCGGATGGCTATGGCTTTTTCTTCGCTTAAAAATAATTAA
- a CDS encoding AAA family ATPase produces MTSNRLAWQALQPDAESFQPLFSRDYSDDDSDILSEIQPRLFDAASLLQRSSAPFPLMLIRCAENSENLALLAQTLQHNGGKKKALYGGNYLINDDQIRWQPAQTADEPFASRGEAQFADWIEPEQLFGCVRLFGQRISLQPGLIHRANGGVLLLSLRALLAQPLMWLRLKQIVTQRRFDWLSPDETRPLPVAIPSIPLALKLVLCGDREAMADFQEMEPELASLAIYSEYEESLRVEDQEDMALWCRWVTALGHQAALPAIEPDFWPLLLRESVRYSGDQETLPLCPAWLGRQLREAAQYGDKLDAEALQAALDARNWRESYLPEQMRDEILLDQILIETEGAVTGQINGLSVIEFPGHPRAFGEPSRISCVVHVGDGEFNDVERKAELGGNIHAKGMMIMQAFLIAELELDQQLPFSASLVFEQSYSEVDGDSASLAELCALISALAEQPINQQIAVTGSVDQFGRVQPVGGLNEKIEGFFEVCQQRGLTGQQGVIIPAANVRHLCLQQEIIDAVRDGQFHIWAVNEVDEALPLLTGAAWRKENAPCLLQTIQDRITEFNQQEARQRPWPLRWLNWFNHS; encoded by the coding sequence TTGACCAGCAACCGACTTGCATGGCAGGCGCTACAGCCTGATGCCGAGAGCTTCCAGCCCCTTTTCTCCCGCGATTATAGCGATGACGACAGCGATATTCTGTCTGAGATTCAGCCTCGCCTGTTTGATGCGGCCAGTCTGCTGCAGCGCAGCAGCGCGCCTTTTCCGCTGATGCTAATCCGCTGCGCTGAAAACAGTGAGAACCTCGCCTTGCTGGCGCAGACATTACAGCATAACGGCGGGAAGAAGAAAGCACTTTACGGCGGTAACTATCTGATTAATGACGATCAGATCCGCTGGCAGCCTGCGCAAACGGCGGATGAACCGTTCGCCAGCCGCGGCGAAGCGCAGTTTGCCGACTGGATTGAACCAGAACAGCTGTTTGGCTGCGTACGACTGTTTGGTCAGCGCATCAGCCTGCAGCCCGGTCTGATCCACCGCGCTAACGGCGGCGTTCTTCTGCTGTCGCTGCGTGCTTTGCTGGCGCAGCCGCTGATGTGGCTCCGTCTGAAGCAGATTGTGACGCAGCGTCGTTTCGACTGGCTGTCGCCTGATGAAACGCGCCCGCTGCCGGTCGCCATCCCCTCCATACCCCTGGCGCTGAAACTGGTGCTTTGCGGCGATCGCGAAGCGATGGCCGATTTTCAGGAAATGGAGCCGGAGCTGGCCTCGCTGGCGATTTACAGCGAATATGAAGAAAGCCTGCGGGTAGAAGATCAGGAAGATATGGCGCTGTGGTGCCGCTGGGTTACGGCGCTGGGGCATCAGGCTGCGCTGCCGGCCATTGAGCCCGATTTCTGGCCGCTGCTGCTGCGCGAATCGGTGCGCTACAGTGGAGATCAGGAGACGCTGCCGCTCTGCCCTGCCTGGCTTGGCCGCCAGCTGCGCGAAGCGGCGCAGTATGGCGACAAGCTCGATGCGGAAGCGCTGCAGGCGGCGCTCGACGCACGCAACTGGCGCGAAAGCTATCTGCCGGAGCAGATGCGCGACGAAATCCTGCTCGATCAGATCCTGATTGAAACCGAAGGCGCCGTCACCGGGCAGATCAACGGGCTGTCGGTCATTGAGTTTCCCGGCCACCCGCGCGCCTTTGGCGAACCTTCGCGCATCAGCTGCGTGGTGCATGTCGGCGACGGCGAATTTAACGATGTCGAGCGCAAGGCTGAATTAGGCGGCAATATTCACGCCAAAGGCATGATGATCATGCAGGCGTTTCTGATCGCCGAGCTGGAACTCGATCAGCAGCTGCCCTTCTCCGCCTCGCTGGTGTTTGAGCAATCTTATTCAGAAGTTGACGGCGATAGCGCCTCGCTTGCGGAACTCTGCGCCCTGATCAGCGCGCTGGCAGAACAGCCCATTAACCAGCAGATTGCGGTAACCGGGTCGGTCGATCAGTTCGGCCGCGTCCAGCCGGTCGGCGGGCTGAATGAAAAAATCGAAGGGTTCTTCGAGGTTTGCCAGCAGCGTGGCCTGACCGGCCAGCAGGGCGTCATCATTCCCGCAGCCAACGTGCGGCATCTCTGCCTGCAGCAGGAGATTATCGACGCGGTGCGCGACGGTCAGTTCCACATCTGGGCCGTCAACGAAGTCGATGAGGCGCTGCCGCTGCTGACCGGCGCGGCGTGGCGAAAGGAGAATGCGCCCTGCCTGCTGCAAACTATTCAGGACCGCATCACAGAATTTAATCAGCAGGAAGCGCGTCAGCGCCCCTGGCCTCTGCGTTGGCTAAACTGGTTTAACCACAGCTGA
- a CDS encoding TfoX/Sxy family DNA transformation protein, whose translation MNSHQRIAQSKAQLASLGKITVRSQFGGYSLAVEKIVFALIADGELYLRASENLSRYLDKQSLAPLVINKRGLPVTLRYYRIDEALWRDRPLLIALSKSALALARRQKSEQQAKARVKDLPNMGVRMEMLLREIGIDSVHALREAGAKDCWLRLRALNQHLGLNCLLALQGAISGKHQAALPAEVTEELRYWFYSTLNADKARRG comes from the coding sequence ATGAATTCGCATCAACGGATTGCCCAGTCAAAAGCGCAGCTGGCTTCATTAGGGAAGATCACCGTTCGTTCGCAGTTTGGTGGCTACAGTCTGGCGGTGGAGAAAATTGTTTTCGCGCTGATTGCCGACGGCGAACTCTATCTGCGCGCCAGCGAAAACCTCAGCCGTTATCTCGATAAACAGTCGCTGGCGCCGCTGGTCATCAATAAAAGAGGGCTGCCGGTGACGCTGCGCTACTATCGCATTGATGAGGCGCTGTGGCGCGATCGGCCGCTGCTGATTGCGCTGTCGAAATCCGCGCTGGCGCTGGCGCGGCGGCAGAAAAGCGAGCAGCAGGCTAAAGCGCGCGTTAAAGATTTGCCGAATATGGGGGTGCGCATGGAGATGCTGCTGCGTGAAATCGGCATCGATAGCGTCCACGCCCTGCGCGAGGCGGGCGCTAAAGATTGCTGGCTGCGCCTGCGCGCCCTCAATCAGCATCTGGGGCTAAATTGCCTGCTCGCTCTGCAGGGCGCCATATCCGGAAAACATCAGGCGGCGCTGCCTGCAGAGGTAACAGAAGAGCTGCGTTACTGGTTTTATTCCACGCTAAACGCCGATAAGGCGCGCCGCGGTTAA
- the fabA gene encoding bifunctional 3-hydroxydecanoyl-ACP dehydratase/trans-2-decenoyl-ACP isomerase: MVEKRESYTKEDLIASGRGELFGAEGPPLPSGNMLMMDRVVKMSEEGGNFNKGYVEAELDINPDLWFFACHFIGDPVMPGCLGLDAMWQLVGFYLGWLGAEGKGRALGVGEVKFTGQVLPTAKKVTYRIHFKRVINRKLVMGVADGEVLVDGNVIYTASDLKVGLFKDTTAF, from the coding sequence ATGGTAGAAAAACGCGAATCCTATACAAAAGAAGATCTCATTGCCTCTGGTCGCGGTGAACTGTTTGGCGCTGAAGGCCCGCCGCTGCCGTCTGGCAATATGCTGATGATGGACCGCGTGGTCAAAATGAGCGAAGAAGGCGGTAACTTTAATAAAGGTTATGTCGAAGCCGAGCTGGATATCAATCCTGACCTCTGGTTCTTCGCCTGCCACTTTATTGGCGATCCGGTGATGCCGGGCTGTCTGGGTCTGGATGCGATGTGGCAGCTGGTAGGCTTCTACCTGGGCTGGCTGGGCGCAGAAGGCAAAGGCCGCGCGCTGGGCGTGGGCGAAGTGAAATTTACCGGTCAGGTGCTGCCGACCGCGAAGAAAGTGACCTACCGCATCCACTTCAAGCGTGTGATTAACCGCAAGCTGGTAATGGGTGTGGCGGATGGCGAAGTGTTGGTTGACGGCAATGTCATCTATACCGCCAGCGATCTGAAAGTGGGCCTGTTTAAAGACACCACCGCATTCTGA
- the rmf gene encoding ribosome modulation factor, which produces MKRQKRDRLERAHSRGYQAGITGRSKEMCPYQMIEARSHWLGGWRKAMEDRSVSVAAAMA; this is translated from the coding sequence ATGAAGAGACAGAAACGAGACCGCCTGGAACGGGCACACTCACGTGGTTATCAGGCAGGCATTACCGGGCGCTCAAAAGAAATGTGCCCTTATCAAATGATTGAGGCTCGGTCTCACTGGTTGGGAGGTTGGCGAAAAGCCATGGAGGACAGGTCGGTCAGCGTCGCTGCGGCGATGGCGTAA
- the ompA gene encoding porin OmpA — translation MKKTAIAIAVALAGFATVAQAAPKDDTWYTGAKLGWSQYHDTGYYGNNYVNNDGPTHESQLGAGAFVGYQANPYLGFELGYDWLGRMPNKGDVVNGAFKAQGIQLAAKLSYPIMDDLDVYTRLGGMVWRADSTQQNVATGNRISDHDTGVSPLAAVGVEYALNKNWATRLDYQWVNNIGDASTVGARPDNAMLSLGLSYRFGQDDAAAPVVAPAPAPAPVVETKHFTLKSDVLFNFNKATLKGEGQQALDQLYSQLSSMDPKDGSVVVLGYTDRIGSDQYNQKLSEKRAQSVVDYLVSKGIPSDKISARGMGESNPVTGNTCDSVKGRNALIDCLGPDRRVEIEVKGLKDVVTQPQA, via the coding sequence ATGAAAAAGACAGCTATCGCAATTGCAGTGGCACTGGCTGGCTTCGCTACCGTAGCGCAGGCCGCTCCGAAAGATGACACCTGGTACACCGGTGCTAAACTGGGCTGGTCTCAGTATCACGATACTGGTTACTACGGTAACAACTACGTAAATAATGATGGCCCGACTCACGAAAGCCAGCTGGGCGCTGGTGCGTTCGTTGGTTATCAGGCTAATCCTTATCTGGGCTTCGAGCTGGGTTACGACTGGCTCGGCCGTATGCCTAACAAAGGCGACGTAGTAAACGGCGCTTTCAAAGCACAGGGCATCCAGCTGGCAGCTAAACTGAGCTACCCGATCATGGATGACCTGGATGTGTACACCCGTCTGGGTGGCATGGTATGGCGTGCTGACTCTACTCAGCAGAACGTCGCTACCGGCAACCGCATCAGCGACCACGACACCGGCGTTTCTCCGCTGGCTGCTGTAGGTGTTGAATACGCACTGAACAAAAACTGGGCGACTCGCCTGGACTACCAGTGGGTTAACAACATCGGCGACGCAAGCACCGTTGGCGCGCGTCCTGACAACGCCATGCTGAGCCTGGGTCTCTCCTACCGTTTCGGTCAGGATGACGCAGCTGCACCGGTTGTTGCTCCGGCTCCGGCCCCGGCTCCGGTTGTTGAAACCAAGCACTTCACTCTGAAATCAGACGTGCTGTTCAACTTCAACAAAGCGACCCTGAAAGGCGAAGGCCAGCAGGCGCTGGATCAGCTGTACTCTCAGCTGAGCTCCATGGATCCGAAAGACGGTTCTGTTGTTGTTCTGGGCTACACTGACCGTATCGGTTCAGACCAGTACAACCAGAAACTGTCTGAAAAACGCGCTCAGTCCGTGGTTGACTACCTGGTTTCTAAAGGTATCCCGTCTGACAAGATCTCTGCACGTGGCATGGGTGAATCTAACCCGGTTACCGGCAACACCTGTGACAGCGTGAAAGGCCGTAACGCCCTGATCGACTGCCTGGGTCCGGACCGTCGCGTAGAAATCGAAGTTAAAGGTCTGAAAGACGTTGTTACTCAGCCGCAGGCTTAA
- a CDS encoding YccF domain-containing protein, with the protein MRTVLNILNFVLGGFFTTLSWLFATLVSIVLIFTLPLTRSCWEITKLSLVPYGNEAVHVDELRPDQRNALLNTGGTLLNILWFIFFGWWICISHIMIGIAQCISIIGIPVGIANFKLAAIALWPVGRRVVSTEEARAAREANARRRYQ; encoded by the coding sequence ATGCGTACCGTTTTGAATATCCTTAATTTTGTGCTGGGCGGTTTCTTTACCACCCTGAGCTGGCTGTTCGCCACCCTGGTCAGCATCGTGTTGATCTTTACCCTGCCGCTAACGCGCTCCTGCTGGGAAATTACTAAACTCTCTCTGGTGCCCTATGGCAATGAAGCGGTACATGTTGATGAGCTACGCCCCGATCAACGCAACGCGCTGCTGAACACCGGCGGCACGCTGCTTAACATTTTGTGGTTTATCTTCTTCGGCTGGTGGATCTGCATTTCCCATATCATGATCGGGATCGCGCAGTGCATCTCTATTATCGGCATCCCGGTCGGCATCGCTAATTTCAAGCTGGCGGCGATCGCGCTCTGGCCGGTGGGACGCCGCGTGGTCTCCACCGAAGAAGCGCGCGCCGCGCGTGAAGCTAATGCGCGCCGCCGTTATCAGTAA